In the Streptomyces fradiae ATCC 10745 = DSM 40063 genome, one interval contains:
- a CDS encoding alpha/beta hydrolase has product MPPSPPSRVSLDAGGLALSGLLAEPAGEPRGTVLALHGGGTTAGYFDGRAHPSVSLLALGARLGFTVLAVDRPGYGASAPHLPDGADRDEQADLVRAAFADFAARHPVGPGVLLLGHAFGGQVALVAAARGGLDGRLVGVDLSGCGHRRAPDRGAAPSPWGPPSLYPPGTFAAGADPVCEAPAAEAAQAARWPRDFPAVAARTAVPVRLTFAEHEAQWRHDAEALAELTAHFTASPRVKVARQPAAGHRISLGWAAASYHRRALAFFEDCLRHPACARSRRPAPQPTRA; this is encoded by the coding sequence ATGCCCCCCTCTCCCCCGTCCCGCGTCTCGCTGGACGCCGGCGGCCTCGCGCTCTCCGGCCTGCTCGCCGAGCCGGCCGGGGAGCCGCGGGGGACGGTGCTCGCACTGCACGGCGGGGGGACCACCGCGGGCTACTTCGACGGCCGCGCCCACCCGAGCGTCTCCCTCCTGGCGCTCGGGGCGCGGCTCGGCTTCACCGTGCTAGCCGTCGACCGACCCGGCTACGGGGCGTCCGCGCCGCACCTGCCGGACGGCGCCGACCGGGACGAGCAGGCCGACCTGGTCCGGGCGGCCTTCGCCGACTTCGCCGCCCGGCACCCGGTCGGCCCCGGCGTCCTGCTGCTCGGCCACGCCTTCGGCGGGCAGGTCGCCCTGGTCGCCGCCGCGCGCGGCGGCCTGGACGGCCGGCTGGTGGGCGTGGACCTGTCGGGGTGCGGGCACCGCCGCGCCCCCGACCGGGGCGCGGCCCCGTCGCCGTGGGGGCCGCCCAGCCTGTACCCGCCCGGCACGTTCGCCGCGGGGGCGGACCCGGTGTGCGAGGCCCCGGCGGCGGAGGCCGCGCAGGCGGCGCGCTGGCCGCGCGACTTCCCGGCCGTCGCGGCCCGCACGGCGGTGCCGGTGCGGCTGACCTTCGCCGAGCACGAGGCGCAGTGGCGGCACGACGCGGAGGCGCTGGCGGAGCTGACCGCCCACTTCACGGCGTCGCCGCGGGTCAAGGTGGCCCGGCAGCCCGCGGCGGGGCACCGGATCAGCCTCGGGTGGGCGGCGGCGTCGTACCACCGGCGGGCGCTGGCGTTCTTCGAGGACTGCCTGCGCCACCCGGCGTGCGCCCGGTCCCGCCGCCCGGCGCCCCAGCCCACCCGCGCCTGA